From the Zymoseptoria tritici IPO323 chromosome 2, whole genome shotgun sequence genome, the window ACATGCAATTCGCTGCGGTGTTGCCATAATAAACCTCAGCCCCAAAAGTCGAATGGGCCACTCACATTGCTCGTAGGGATGATTTCCATAGCTGTGTTGTGAAGCACGCTGCAAGCCATAAATTCTGCATAATATTGGGCATGTCTAGTATTCAATCAACGTCATTGAGGCTGGATTTATCGTGGCACCGCTCTTCAGTGTCCAGTACATTAGACGCACCTCGAGGATTCAACCCGCTGTCAGCCTTGAAATTTAGTTGGGCTCGCGCTGTCATTTGTGAGGGAACCACGAATTTCCATATACCATGCATTCCCGGACTCACTGTTAGGCGAGAGCGGTTGACCTTTGCGCGTGGTAGCACTCAGGCTTGGCGGCGAAGGGCCATCAGTGGGATCGTCAAATTTTCAGCTGGTGTGTAGGGTTCTGCTGCTCTCTGCTATGAGTCTCTGCTGAACCATCTGCGGCTGCGATCAGTATGCCCTGTAACGATATTCGTTCTTGTCGAAAGCCATCCGGCGTTGGACAGCACCACTGCCACTGGTGTTGGGGCGCGTTCAGGGAAGCCCTACTCCAATGGTTGTCGATGCGCCCACTCCCCCTCGCTTGCCAGCCTCAAGCCTCACGTATGGTTGGGAACGCAAAAGATTGGGAAGTGCCGAAGCCCAGATCGCGGGTAGAATTTGAACATTCGTATCTTGTGTAGCTGCGGAATCGGAGTCGTGCTTTTCATCCATGCTTTTCATCTTCCGGTCCGCAAGTCGAGGATCGCCGTCCTCAAGAACGTCTGTGCCTGATGTGCTGAGACATTCCTCCGTTCAACAGCGCCAGACCAATTGCACCTTTCGTCCGTCCCTCTTCCGCCATTCCATCGCGTCGACGTTTAACGGTGCTGTAGTCTTGATTAGTCCTTGCCTCGTCTCCGGCGCCACTCGTAGAAGACGCACCTTGGTGAAACCGATGTCGGCAGCCTTCTCGCGGAAGCATTGACGGCAGATGTTGAGTCCGTACTTGCGGATGAGACCGGCCTGGTGGGTGCAGACACGGCTGTGAGGCCGTTAGTATCTTGTCCTCATTCTCCTCCATTGCCATCTCCATGTCTGAAGCCCAGCTATTTTCGAACATACCACTCGCGGGAGCCCTTGCCGTAGGTGCGTGGGCGGCAGTACCAGACGGATTCGTGAGACATGTTTGCGGTTGGTTGTCGGTGACGGTTTTGTTTGAAGGTGTCGGGTCGCGCGGAGTGTCGATGTCTGATTGTTCGAAATGGTCGTGGTCGCGAAGATCAATTTGCGTTGTGGAAGGAGCAAAATGGGACTAGCGCGCTTGGCGTGCGGAAGTGTCGCCCTCACGCAAAATCTCTCCCACCTCGAATTCCATCACGAAGTCATTCGAGTATTGCGGTCGGAATCGTCGCCTGATGGGAGAGAAATGTCCGGAAAGATCAAGGCCAAAGACCTGAGCTACGACACGTCTCTTCCGCCATTTCTGCAAAGACTGCATGCTGCAAAAGGCGGCTCTGGAGATTCCGACCGGCACGAGCGAGCCATCGCGCGGCCAAAGAAGGCTAAAGATGTCAATGAGGATGATGGACCGACAATGGTAGATGAGGATGGCGAAACACTGACCAAGGACGAATATGAGAAGCTCACCAAGGCCGGAGCCGCGACTGAGAATTCCAATGCCGCACCGGATGGAGCAGAAGCAACTTCGAACGTCGAGACGACCGCGACCAGACCTGATCAGAAAGTGACTGATGGTGTGGCGGTCAAGAAGCGAAAACTCGCAAAGGTCGTCGGCGACGAAGACGGAGCTCCCAATGAAGTCCAGGCCACCGCGTCCAAGACTCccaagaaggcgaagaagaagcccaAGCCCGTCAAGCTCGcgttcgacgacgatgatggcaCCTGATGTTTCGCAATCGTCTGATGCTTCGGAATCATTCGCTGGAATCAGATCAATACCCTCCTCAACCGAGCCACTCAACCAATGGTCTCATACCTCAGGTCATGGACATCACGGAATGGGCCCACCCATCATGCAACGGCCGCCAGTACTGATGCACAAGTGACCGAGTGTGCTTCGCATGTACTTGGACCTCCATGGTGAGTCTCGCGAAATTCGTAGTGCGCATTGAGATCACCTGATGAGACTTCAATATTGGAGCTGTCTTACCTTGAGGGACAACCTTGATGGATGGTGACAAAACCTTATACGCAACTTACCTGacaggaagaagaacatTACACGTCCAATCATGCAAACTGTTCTCAAACACGGGCTGACGTGTGTCTACATAGTTACGGGCGACGTGAGTGTGAATCACGTCGAGACCACCGAGCGGACCACCGCCGTACATCGCAAAGGAGCAGAGCACGACCACTCATACCCCGGCCACTGCGCAGGGGAGCACTGGCCGCTCTTGCTTCGGGCTTTTTGCCATGACATGCCGGCCACACTCGTCTGCAGAGAGTCTGCGAGGGTAGAGGAGATGTACCGAGAAATCCATTCAGTGCACGTCCTCTGTGCTATAGCTTGTACTAGATTCCACACCGGATGAAGATAATTGGGCAAACTCGGCCACGCAATCTATCGCTCTCCTCACACTTTGTCACCCACGATCTCCACGTGCCCTGGTCGCTCCTTCACTTCCGATCCCAGCTTCCCTTCGTCATTCAATGCTTGCTCAAAGCTCAGCTCGACTGGATCGCCGAACAAGATTGAAATATCTTCGAGAGTCAATTCCTTAGTCTCTGGCAGATACAAGTACACGAGCACTGCATAGACAACGGTCAGGCAGATGAGAATGATCCAGAACTTGTAGCCAATTTTCTCGAACGCTACTGGTGCAGCTGTGAGCAGGATTGCTGTGGCGATCCATTGGGCCATGATGGAGAATGAGACACCAAAGCCTCGGATGACCATTGGAAAGCTGCAGAGACATTAGTGACCCTTGCTTGTGAGGAGCTCGGGGGACTTACATCTCCGATGGGATCAAATACATGGTCGCATCGAGGCAACTCGAATAGAAGGCCTAAACAACGAAGAGGGTCAGGGTCAGCAATGCTGAGACAGATGGTAGCACGAAACCTCACCGCTTGGAGGAAAATGAAAAAGACTCCAAAGCCAAGTCCGACTCCGTTGCCGGAGCCTGTTTCGACGAATCGCGCTGTCATCGCTGCTTCTCCTGAGAGGCATAGCAGTATCCCGGCGCAGCCTACCAAGACAAAGTTGCGACGCCCGAAGCGATCTACGAAGAGGCCGTTGCACAGGTTGCCAGGTACGGTGACAAGATTGAAGCATCCGATCAGGAGCAACGGCGTGCCTCCAGTAATTCCAAGACGCGACAGGATCTGGGTCAGGTAGTTGGCGATGACCAGAGCCCCTGCTATGGTCAGCGAATGGCCTCTGCACATATCAAAAACCACCTCACCTGTACACTGATTGCCAAATTGCACGAGAAATCCCAATGCCAACCTCTTCCGAAAGCTTGCCTGCCCAAAGCCCAGCTTCACCTTGGCCAAGGTTCCAGTCACACCcattcttctctccgcctcgatTTGCGTCTGCATCTGTCGGAACTCGGCTCTCGCATATCCATCTCCGGGATCCTTCTCGTTCGCATGCAACCTCCACGTAACCTCCCATGCCTCCTCACCCCTGTCCTGGCTCAACAACCACCGCGGCGAGAACGGCAACCAGTACGATCCGACGAGCAGAATCACAGTCGGAATTAACTGCACCGCCAATGGAAATCGCCACTGGAACTCTCCGTATGGCGCGAAATAGCAGCCATATGTCACAAACCCGGTCATGGCATACGAGAAGCCGATCAACACCCCGTGCAACCCAACCATCAAGCCGCGGGATTCAGGTGGGCTCACTTCGCTTTGGTACAAGGGCACAAGCGTCACCAAAACTCCAATTCCAAAGCCTATGATGAACCGACTGACGATGAACATCGAGATGTTCACCGAACCCGTCATGATCCCCGCTCCGACGAGGCAGATCACACACCCCAGCTGCAAGCTACGTTTCCGGCCGAAATGGTCAGAAGACCAGATGTTGAACACGCATCCCACGGCGCCTCCAGCAGCGTAGACGCCGTTGATAGCGCCAAGAATGTCGTTCGTGTGCGGTGTGCCCTGAACGAGGTTCATTGAATCGTAGAATGATGCTTGGCCGATcaaggcggcggagatggaggaggcgtAGCCATAGCAAAGAGATCCGACGGCGACGAAGAGGGCGATGGTGAAGTTGTAGAGGTTGCGGGGACGGGGGATGATGTATTTCTTTCGGCTGGTGGAGGGCATTTCGAGGTTAATGGAGTTGGAGGTTAGAAATGAGTTGGAGAATGGCTGATCGTGAGCGCGAGCTCAGGTCAAGTCAAACGATCGAATGACCTTGCTTGATTCGACCGAAGCTGAAAAACACTTGTAAAGGAGTGATAGGAAACGAAGAGTACAAATAAACTTCTTGACAAGCTACATGTATGTCGCGTGGGCGCTGATCGACATGCACATATGCGACCCCCGCAGCAGGATTGAATATGACCTCGGGGAGCGGTTCAATGATCAGAGCCGTGCTACCACGAACCGGGTCGTCGTACGGATTGTCGTGACGTTCAAAACGACTCGTGTGGGGTGAGTCAGGACTATGGTATTCAGTTGGAGTACATTGGTCGATATTGTCTCGCTCCAGCGTGTTGTTACATTCACCTACTGAGAGCCGCTTCCTGTAGTGTGAAGCTAAGCTGCGTGCAGCAGACCTCTCGTCTTTGCAACCGAGACAGCTCGCGCGCCGTTTACACCTTTCTTCCCGGGATCATTCATTCCATGCTTCAATGCTTCAGTGCTGATTTTCTTCCCCCTGTCAATGTCATGCAAACGCCTCGCTAAAAGCAAAAGAAGCACGCAGAGCAGACCATGTCTCAATCTCATCTCAAGATCTCGTCCCAGTTCGGCGTCATGACAAACTTGCCCCTGACCTGACCCATTCCCATGCCTACAGCCGGCTCCAGCGgttcctctccttccttgGCCTTGGCCTTGTCCTtatccttctcttccttcacGACCTCAGGTTTCGTCTCAGGCACGGTAGCAATCAGCACGTTCTGCAAGAAAGTAGCATCGGCACCCATGCCCAGCAATAGACTCGTGCCGCCCCAGTCCAGAGTCGCTTTCCCAGACTTGTGGATACGCAGCTTGCCAACGTGGCCAGAGGGGAGTTTGGGCTGGACGTTAAGACCCGTATTGGTCGAACGTTGTTGAGCGGATGCGTCGACGTCCATTGGGTCTTGGTCGGTGGCGCCTGCTACAGCAGTTTCGGGATCGGGTTTGACGGAGACGGGTATGAGGGATGGCAGAACAGGAGGAAACTGAAAGAGATAGACGTGTTGGGAGCGAGTCTCTTCTTGTTTGCGAGCTTTGACCAAAGTCGGGTCTTCCGGTGCGGCTCCCTCCATAGCGGTGTCGCCGTTTGCGTCTGTGGGAGGTGGAAGGGTTTTAGGAACTTGGCGGCCAAGCTCATTGCGAATTCCACGGAGGTCTTTGTAATGACGCTTCCACTCGTCGAGTTCAGCTTGTGTTTGGAATCGGGGAGGCTCGGGTAAGGGTACGTCGCTGTCGTCCGAGTCATCTGCGCCCATCGAATCTGCAATCGCTTTGATTCTTTCCTTGGCTTTTCGTTTTGTTTCTGGAGACGAAGGAGCGTCTTGAAGTGCTTCTGGAATCGTTGTGATGTCTTGAGCGGGTGGTGTGGTTGGCCGAGCTTGCCCATCGTCTCCCGTAGGTTCGGGCTTGATATAAGGTTgctcgttctcgtcgtcaGATGAGCTATACGCTGTTGGTCGTTTGGGCATCGCGGTGGACCCTGTAATCTCAACATCTCGAGCTCGCTGTTTGCCTTTCTTCTTTTCGGTCGTGGGCATTTCTGGGGGTACAATGTTGCTGGCTGCATTGGAGTCTTCTATACTCAATCCGACAGTTCGTTCTTGGTGAGGTACTCGGGTCAGACGAACGGGAGCGAGCGCGTTCTTGCGTCTAGGTGCAGCATCATCTCCTGTCAAATCGATGACCTGCATGTGGTCGATGTCTTGCTTCGGGAGGGTCGTGtcgacctcctcatcgtcgctgGAGATGTAGCCGCCATCCTCCGTCTTCAACCCCCTTGTGCTCATGGTAAAAGTCCCGCCACTCCCTGGCTCACTCTTGATTCCTGAACCTCCggaacctcctcctccaccacctccgctgcctccaccaccacctcctccgctcctACCGCCCGAGCTACTGGTAACACCACCTGAGAATGCTCCAGACCCACTGGCTCCAGACCCAAATCGCCTCGCGTAAGCCGCTTTCGCATCTGCGGTCACTTGTCCAGCGCTGAAAGGCCCACTAGCAATCACATCTTCATCTCTCGACCGGTGCGAATCTCCCATGTGTCCTCCACGACCTCGTCCGCCTCTCCCGCCTCCTCTGCCCGAGCGATCATTGCCTCTGTAACCGAAACGCCTGGCTTCTCTGTCTTTCCTCTTTTTCTCCTCCGCTACGGCCTCAGCCTCAGCAGCTTTCGCCCTCGCTGCTGTCTGTGCAGCTTCAAGTCGAGCAGCTTGTGATCGTCGATTGGCAGCCCTTGGTGCATTGACGACAGGTTTACCTCGCGTTGAGGAGGGTCGTGGTGTCGAGCTCTGGCGGCTAAGAGGAGCCGGAGTGGATGCAGCAGAAGGTGTAGGCGTTGCTGCGGGAGTGACTGGATTGCCTGGTGGTGATTGTGCTGAACCACTGCTGGCTTGTTCCGTGCTTTGTGTAGGGGGAGCCTTGGATCCCGGAGCTTTGGGTGGCATATCGGATCAGTGCCTCTACAAAGAGGCAATGGGTAGGAAATGAGTGGAAGAAAGACCAATGCGAAGTCCGAAGCTCGAAGCTCTCGTAAAAAGTTCCGTCTTCACATGTCAAAACGTGGGGTACGCTCGTGACTGTGGCCTCAGGCATCATACGATCGCTCCTGCCTTTATGATGATGCGCTAGCCGGACGTTGCTACCTGACGGGTCAGCCCGCTGTTTACCGGTTTACATCTGCAAGGATTCCACCGCGGACGACCAAGCATATCGCATATTTCAACAGCAAACGATTTCCATGATCGCACAGCAGAGATAATGTCAACAGAAGTTGCCGACATGGAATCCGCATTCAGATTTCCCAGTCGAGAATCACAACCTCTCCATCCGCTGTCGCCGGAGCGCGTCAATGGTAGCAAACGGCCaacctccatctccagcaTGACTTCGAAATTCTCCTCGGCCGTCGAATCCACCAACTCGACAGAGAATCCCTCGCCACGATCGTCGCCGAATCGAAAGGCAAATCTGTTCGCCGACTACAACCCTCACGCACGTTCACCGGTCAAGGAGAATGGCTTCGCATTACCTGGATCACCTTCACTACCGGAGATCCACGCGTTTCGTAGCCACGCACGAACCAACAGCGATGTGCAAGGACTTGTCAAACGCTTCGAGATTCTTGACGTACGCGACCGCGATGCTGAGCTGGCCGACCGGAGTAAGAGACACGAAGCAGAACTTCGCAGAGCACAAATCGCGCGAGAAGAGGCAGAGAGCGATGTCAAGCGGCTGAGGGAGGAGACGAGACGGCTCAAAAAGGAGGGAGATGAAGGGCGCGATCGAGAGAGGAAAGTTGGAAAGCGGTTGGAGGTTGTCATGGTGAGTTTGGCGAACGTGAACATGTTGAGGAAATGATGGCTGACGTTCGTACAGGAAGAGTTTGCGAACTTCAAGGAGGCCCATGCTTCACAATCGGCAGTGTACGAGAAGGAGGTTCGCAAGGCGCGGAAGGAGGCTTTTAAGAATTCGTCCATGGTGCTGAAGATCCAGGAGGAGCTCAAATCGACACGCAGCAGTTTGCGAATAACACAGTCTGGCCTTGACATGGAGAAAAGGAAGTTAGCGCAAAGAGATCAGGAGACTTTCGATGCACAATACTCACTTGTGGCTCTGCAGGAGGAATTGGACAAATTAAGGGTGCAACTGCAAGTCGCTGAGGATGAAAAGAATGCGCTGAAGACGAGcttgaaggaggaagaggtggcACGGGTTGCTGCGGAGGGAATGATCGCACTGCCAGCATCggtcgatgaggacgagCTCATGGGTTCGCCACAACGGCTGTCACCCGCAAAGCGAACTGCTTCGCCTCTTTCTGATGACAAGGAAAATGCGGGTGTGgtgacgaagaagatgctaGACTCGAGGCGATTCGACGAGGAACTTGCGTACGAGAGGACAAGACGGGAGCATGCCGAGGAATTGGCCGAGTTCCTTCGTCTCGAATGCCACTTCCGATGCTGTCCCTGCAGAGCCTCTGATCATGCAGGTCAAGATCAGCAACTACCCGTGGCCGGCGAACTTGGCCAAGCTTTTGAGAGCATCAGGAGCGAGATGAGGGCAATCTTGACTCCACCTGCTAgtgtcgacgacgagaacgatACTATGACTGTTCAAAAGCCGCATAAGGACGAAAattcgcagcagcagcacgagGCTGAGCAGGAGCCCAAGCAGGAGCCAAGAGAGCAGCCAGACGTGGAGATGGACCAGGCGCCTCTTCTGCAGCTTCCAGATGATTTTGACCGCAGCTTGACCATGATGGATGAGGTTGCACCGGAGCCGGCCGAGGCGCGATTGACCGAAGACCCTTTCGAAGTGGAATGCGCAGTTGAAGACGAGGCAGAACCGGAGCAGGAGCATCCCGTTGCCTCACAACACCCACCCGTGACAGAAACGCCTGAGGATGCATATGGGGAAGAGGTCGTCGTCGCGCAAACACAAAAGGTACCCCTTCTCCCGTCAAGTCCACCTTCAAGAGCCCTCTCTCCGCCCCAGACCACCACACCCTATCGATCCATCCGCACCTACACAACCACAATACCCATGAAATTCACCCCGTCCAAGCCCTCATTTGAACGAGCCGGCAGCCGCAGCGAggacgaacaagaagaagacgctgAGACCGTACCCCATCCAGAACACAACATGTCTCCCAGAGAGCGAACAACTTCCGCT encodes:
- a CDS encoding 40S ribosomal protein S29: MSHESVWYCRPRTYGKGSRECRVCTHQAGLIRKYGLNICRQCFREKAADIGFTKHR